A single region of the Triticum dicoccoides isolate Atlit2015 ecotype Zavitan chromosome 2B, WEW_v2.0, whole genome shotgun sequence genome encodes:
- the LOC119365218 gene encoding uncharacterized protein LOC119365218 isoform X1, translating into MKNGEKIADFVPNDGCLNFVEQTDEVLIAEFGLKRHVVGNIPCGRFKVVMVSGVSQRDLFLLLTVTIKNKFMFPSKKLAGPSKKKNSSSKKRSPPWSQGNKEGKKQIGNNQTKHQGKWIEQSDEASISRRSMVCKETNHLEVVLSATACSIMEKGT; encoded by the exons ATGAAGAACGGGGAGAAGATTGCTGACTTTGTGCCTAATGATGGTTGCCTGAACTTCGTAGAGCAAACTGACGAGGTGTTGATTGCTGAATTTGGTCTTAAGAGGCACGTCGTGGGAAATATCCCTTGTGGCAGGTTCAAAGTTGTGATGGTATCTGGTGTCTCCCAGCGAGATTTGTTCCTTCTCTTAACAGTTACTATTAAG AACAAATTTATGTTTCCATCAAAAAAGTTGGCCGGCCCCAGCAAAAAAAAGAACAGTTCCAGCAAAAAAAGATCGCCGCCGTGGTCACAG GGAAATAAGGAAGGGAAGAAACAAATAGGGAACAATCAGACGAAGCATCAAGGAAAATGGATTGAACAATCAGATGAAGCATCCATCTCGAGGAGAAGCATGGTCTGCAAGGAGACCAATCATCTTGAGGTGGTTCTTTCAGCTACTGCATGTTCCATTATGGAGAAGGGTACTTAG
- the LOC119365218 gene encoding uncharacterized protein LOC119365218 isoform X3, whose amino-acid sequence MKKGRKRWRDPAGLDWCPGGATAAVGRRSKGQVPREGRGSSCWAGGRGSMMFSSEQIYVSIKKVGRPQQKKEQFQQKKIAAVVTGK is encoded by the exons ATGAAGAAGGGAAGGAAGAGGTGGCGGGATCCTGCGGGGCTGGATTGGTGCCCCGGTGGTGCTACTGCTGCCGTTGGACGCCGGTCGAAGGGACAAGTCCCTAG AGAAGGACGGGGTTCAAGTTGTTGGGCCGGTGGCAGGGGCAGCATGATGTTTTCGTCAG AACAAATTTATGTTTCCATCAAAAAAGTTGGCCGGCCCCAGCAAAAAAAAGAACAGTTCCAGCAAAAAAAGATCGCCGCCGTGGTCACAG GGAAATAA
- the LOC119365218 gene encoding uncharacterized protein LOC119365218 isoform X2 — MKKGRKRWRDPAGLDWCPGGATAAVGRRSKGQVPREGRGSSCWAGGRGSMMFSSEQIYVSIKKVGRPQQKKEQFQQKKIAAVVTGVNKQSSESSISQQREISLRIEFP; from the exons ATGAAGAAGGGAAGGAAGAGGTGGCGGGATCCTGCGGGGCTGGATTGGTGCCCCGGTGGTGCTACTGCTGCCGTTGGACGCCGGTCGAAGGGACAAGTCCCTAG AGAAGGACGGGGTTCAAGTTGTTGGGCCGGTGGCAGGGGCAGCATGATGTTTTCGTCAG AACAAATTTATGTTTCCATCAAAAAAGTTGGCCGGCCCCAGCAAAAAAAAGAACAGTTCCAGCAAAAAAAGATCGCCGCCGTGGTCACAG GTGTCAACAAGCAGTCTTCAGAATCATCAATAAGCCAACAGCGAGAAATAAGTTTAAGAATTGAGTTCCCTTAA